A single region of the Fusobacterium sp. IOR10 genome encodes:
- a CDS encoding ABC transporter substrate-binding protein — protein MKKIKLLVLCMLIFIVGCGSKKVKEKELTNVSIVLDWYPNAIHSLFYVAMEKGYFEDEGIKLDIKYPANVSDPIALPAAGKADFGLFYPQQMIMAKTQEDIPIVAIGALTQGPLNVVVAPKETGITRPRDLEGKTIGYSDGPLTEDILKTMVAEDGGDISKVKVLDVGFDLLSSMITKRVDATLGCFVNHEVPVMKEKGVDVNYFYPTDFGVPYYNELLIVANSKKVKENRKLYIGFLRACEKGFRDVKNNPKEALDILLANQEADQFPLTRGIEKQSLETLIPIMEKDNAPFLDQREEMWEENIEWLYDKKITNKKINANDMFINLYKEI, from the coding sequence GTGAAAAAAATTAAATTATTAGTATTGTGTATGTTAATATTTATTGTTGGGTGTGGGAGCAAAAAAGTTAAGGAAAAAGAATTGACAAATGTTTCCATAGTTTTGGATTGGTATCCAAATGCTATTCATAGTTTGTTTTACGTTGCAATGGAAAAGGGTTATTTTGAAGATGAAGGAATTAAATTAGATATAAAATATCCTGCTAATGTGTCAGATCCAATAGCATTACCAGCAGCTGGAAAAGCTGATTTTGGATTATTTTATCCTCAACAAATGATAATGGCAAAAACTCAAGAAGATATTCCAATAGTTGCAATTGGAGCATTAACTCAAGGACCTTTAAATGTAGTAGTGGCTCCAAAGGAAACTGGAATAACTAGACCAAGAGATTTAGAAGGGAAAACAATTGGATATTCTGATGGACCTCTAACAGAGGATATATTAAAAACAATGGTGGCAGAGGACGGAGGAGATATTTCCAAAGTTAAAGTTTTAGATGTTGGCTTTGATTTATTATCTTCTATGATAACTAAAAGAGTTGATGCTACTTTAGGGTGCTTTGTAAATCATGAAGTTCCAGTTATGAAGGAAAAAGGTGTAGATGTAAATTATTTCTACCCAACAGATTTTGGTGTACCTTATTATAATGAACTATTAATAGTTGCAAATTCTAAAAAAGTTAAAGAAAATAGAAAATTATATATAGGATTTTTAAGAGCTTGTGAAAAAGGATTTAGAGATGTTAAAAATAATCCAAAAGAAGCTCTAGATATACTTTTAGCAAATCAAGAGGCAGACCAATTTCCATTAACTAGAGGAATAGAAAAACAAAGTCTAGAAACTTTGATTCCGATTATGGAAAAAGACAACGCTCCTTTTTTAGACCAAAGGGAAGAAATGTGGGAAGAAAATATAGAATGGCTATATGATAAAAAAATAACTAACAAAAAAATTAATGCAAATGACATGTTTATAAATTTATATAAAGAAATATAA